One segment of Enterobacter ludwigii DNA contains the following:
- the otsA gene encoding alpha,alpha-trehalose-phosphate synthase, translating into MGRLVVVSNRIAPPDDKKSSAGGLAVGVLGALKAAGGLWFGWNGEISEEQKPLKKVTRGNITWASFALNEKDYDEYYSQFSNAVLWPAFHYRLDLVKFQRESFEGYTRVNSLLADKLLPLIEEDDILWIHDYHLLPFARELRKRGVNNRIGFFLHIPFPTPEIFTALPPHEELLDALCDYDLLGFQTENDRLAFLDSVSGKTRVVTKGGKTHTAWGKTFHTEVYPIGIEPEEIAEQASGPLPPKLAQLKNELKHVKNIFSVERLDYSKGLPERFLAYETLLEKYPQHHGKIRYTQIAPTSRGEVQAYQDIRHQLETEAGRINGRYGQLGWTPLFYLNQHFDRKILMKVFRYADVGLVTPLRDGMNLVAKEYVAAQDPADPGVLVLSQFAGAANELTSALIVNPYDRDDVANALNRALTMPLTERISRHAEMMETIRKNDINHWQARFIRDLRDIAPQSNEGHLQKKIATFPKLA; encoded by the coding sequence ATGGGTCGCTTAGTCGTCGTCTCTAACCGAATTGCACCGCCTGATGATAAAAAATCCAGTGCAGGTGGCCTGGCGGTTGGGGTATTAGGTGCCTTAAAAGCCGCCGGTGGGCTGTGGTTTGGCTGGAATGGTGAAATCAGTGAAGAACAGAAACCGCTCAAGAAAGTGACGCGCGGAAATATTACATGGGCGTCGTTTGCGTTAAACGAAAAAGATTATGACGAGTATTACTCGCAGTTCTCCAATGCTGTGCTGTGGCCAGCGTTTCACTATCGTCTGGATCTGGTCAAATTCCAGCGCGAGTCCTTTGAAGGCTACACGCGGGTGAATTCGCTGCTGGCGGATAAACTGCTGCCTTTAATCGAGGAAGACGATATTTTATGGATCCACGATTATCACCTGCTGCCCTTCGCCAGAGAGTTGCGTAAAAGGGGAGTGAATAACCGGATTGGTTTTTTCCTGCATATTCCGTTCCCGACGCCGGAAATCTTTACCGCGCTGCCGCCGCATGAAGAGTTGCTGGATGCGCTGTGTGACTACGATCTGCTGGGCTTCCAGACCGAGAATGATCGACTTGCGTTCCTTGATTCTGTGTCCGGCAAAACGCGAGTGGTGACCAAAGGGGGGAAAACCCATACGGCCTGGGGCAAGACATTCCACACTGAAGTGTATCCCATCGGTATTGAACCTGAAGAGATTGCCGAGCAGGCTTCCGGTCCGCTGCCGCCCAAACTGGCGCAGCTTAAGAATGAACTCAAGCACGTGAAGAATATCTTCTCGGTGGAACGTCTTGATTATTCCAAAGGGCTGCCGGAACGTTTCCTGGCGTATGAAACGCTGCTGGAAAAGTACCCGCAGCATCACGGTAAAATCCGCTATACGCAGATAGCGCCCACCTCGCGCGGTGAAGTGCAGGCTTATCAGGATATTCGTCACCAGTTGGAGACGGAAGCAGGGCGCATTAATGGCCGCTACGGTCAGTTGGGCTGGACGCCACTCTTTTATCTCAATCAACACTTTGACCGTAAGATCCTGATGAAAGTGTTCCGCTATGCGGATGTCGGGCTGGTTACGCCATTGCGGGACGGGATGAACCTGGTCGCGAAAGAGTACGTCGCCGCCCAGGACCCCGCCGATCCGGGTGTGCTGGTGCTTTCCCAGTTTGCCGGGGCCGCCAATGAATTGACGTCTGCGCTTATCGTCAACCCTTACGATCGTGACGACGTGGCGAATGCCCTCAACCGTGCGCTGACGATGCCGCTCACGGAGCGTATTTCCCGCCATGCCGAGATGATGGAAACGATCCGTAAGAACGATATTAACCACTGGCAGGCGCGTTTTATTCGCGATCTTCGTGATATTGCGCCGCAGAGTAATGAAGGCCATCTGCAAAAAAAGATCGCGACATTCCCTAAACTCGCCTGA
- the flhD gene encoding flagellar transcriptional regulator FlhD: MHTSELLKHIYDINLSYLLLAQRLISQDKASAMFRLGINEEMATMLGGLTLPQMVKLAETNQLVCQFRFDNPQTITRLTQDSRVDDLQQIHTGILLSTRLLTEISQPDDAARKKRA; this comes from the coding sequence ATGCATACATCCGAGTTGCTAAAACATATCTATGACATCAATTTGTCGTATTTACTGCTCGCGCAGCGTTTGATTAGTCAGGACAAGGCGTCCGCGATGTTTCGTCTGGGTATTAATGAAGAAATGGCAACCATGCTGGGTGGGTTAACCCTTCCTCAAATGGTTAAACTGGCGGAAACAAACCAACTGGTTTGCCAGTTCCGTTTTGACAATCCTCAGACTATCACGCGTCTGACGCAGGATTCCCGTGTTGACGATCTTCAACAGATCCATACCGGTATTCTTCTTTCCACTCGCTTGCTTACCGAAATCAGCCAGCCTGATGACGCAGCCCGTAAGAAAAGGGCCTAG
- the cheA gene encoding chemotaxis protein CheA → MSMDISDFYQTFFDEADELLADMEQHLLDLVPEAPDSEQLNAIFRAAHSIKGGAGTFGFTILQETTHLMENLLDEARRGEMQLNTDIINLFLETKDIMQEQLDAYKSSAEPDAASFEYICNALRQLALEAKGDAAAAVVPAAKLSVVDAVTAQEAAPAAAASKVRVVLSRLKENEVDLLEEELSNLAKLSNVVKGKDSLSATLEEGISQDDIVAVLCFVIEADQIAFETETAAVDVPAAVEEVAVDPQAAAPAVAPAAPVLKAVPKDAGAPGRGDKPAARSSESTSIRVAVEKVDQLINLVGELVITQSMLAQRSNELDPVTHGDLITSMGQLQRNARDLQESVMSIRMMPMEYVFSRFPRLVRDLASKLNKQIELTLMGSSTELDKSLIERIIDPLTHLVRNSLDHGIELPENRIAAGKSPVGNLILSAEHQGGNICIEVTDDGAGLNRERILAKAISQGMAVNENMTDEEVGMLIFAPGFSTAEQVTDVSGRGVGMDVVKRNIQEMGGHVEIKSKQGSGTTIRILLPLTLAILDGMSVKVADEVFILPLNAVMESLQPREEDLHPLAGGERVLEVRGEYLPLVELWKVFEVDGAKTEATQGIVVILQSAGRRYALLVDQLIGQHQVVVKNLESNYRKVPGISAATILGDGSVALIVDVSALQGLNREQRVAYTAA, encoded by the coding sequence GTGAGCATGGATATTAGCGATTTTTACCAGACATTCTTTGATGAAGCCGACGAATTGTTGGCCGATATGGAGCAACACTTGCTGGATTTGGTGCCTGAAGCACCGGACTCCGAGCAGCTCAATGCCATCTTCCGTGCGGCGCACTCGATTAAAGGCGGAGCCGGAACGTTTGGATTTACCATCCTGCAGGAAACGACCCATTTAATGGAAAACCTGCTGGATGAAGCACGACGCGGTGAAATGCAGCTCAATACCGACATTATCAACCTGTTTTTGGAAACCAAAGATATTATGCAGGAACAGCTCGACGCCTATAAAAGCTCGGCAGAGCCTGATGCAGCCAGCTTTGAATACATCTGCAATGCGCTGCGCCAGCTCGCGCTGGAAGCCAAAGGTGACGCAGCCGCAGCCGTTGTTCCGGCAGCCAAACTGAGCGTTGTCGATGCCGTTACCGCACAAGAGGCGGCCCCGGCCGCCGCTGCGAGTAAAGTGCGCGTGGTGCTGTCACGCCTCAAAGAGAACGAAGTTGACCTTCTTGAAGAAGAGCTGAGTAACCTGGCGAAATTAAGCAACGTGGTGAAAGGCAAAGACAGCCTGAGTGCGACGCTGGAAGAGGGGATCAGCCAGGACGATATCGTGGCGGTCCTGTGCTTTGTTATCGAAGCCGACCAGATCGCGTTTGAAACCGAAACGGCGGCGGTTGACGTGCCAGCGGCAGTGGAAGAGGTGGCGGTTGATCCTCAGGCGGCTGCACCTGCCGTTGCGCCTGCGGCGCCGGTATTGAAAGCGGTGCCAAAAGATGCCGGCGCGCCAGGCCGTGGTGACAAACCGGCCGCGCGTTCCAGTGAATCCACCAGCATCCGCGTCGCCGTCGAGAAAGTTGACCAGCTGATTAACCTGGTGGGTGAACTGGTGATTACCCAGTCGATGCTGGCACAGCGGTCTAACGAACTGGATCCGGTGACCCACGGCGATCTGATTACCAGCATGGGGCAGTTGCAACGTAATGCCCGCGACCTGCAGGAATCGGTGATGTCCATTCGTATGATGCCGATGGAATATGTCTTCAGCCGCTTCCCGCGTCTGGTGCGTGACCTGGCCAGCAAACTGAATAAACAGATTGAACTGACGCTGATGGGCAGCTCCACCGAACTGGATAAAAGCCTGATCGAACGCATTATCGACCCGTTAACGCACCTGGTGCGTAACAGCCTCGACCACGGTATCGAACTGCCGGAAAACCGCATTGCCGCCGGAAAATCCCCGGTCGGGAATCTGATCCTCTCCGCCGAACACCAGGGCGGGAACATCTGCATCGAAGTGACCGATGACGGTGCGGGCCTGAACCGTGAGCGCATTCTGGCGAAAGCCATTTCGCAGGGAATGGCGGTCAACGAAAACATGACTGACGAAGAAGTGGGCATGCTGATCTTCGCGCCAGGCTTCTCGACCGCAGAGCAGGTGACGGACGTTTCCGGCCGCGGCGTGGGAATGGACGTGGTGAAGCGTAACATTCAGGAGATGGGCGGCCACGTTGAGATCAAGTCTAAACAAGGTTCCGGCACCACCATTCGTATCCTGCTGCCGCTGACGCTGGCAATCCTCGACGGCATGTCGGTGAAAGTGGCGGACGAAGTCTTTATTCTGCCGCTGAACGCGGTGATGGAATCGCTGCAGCCGCGTGAAGAAGATCTGCATCCGCTGGCGGGTGGCGAGCGCGTTCTTGAAGTGCGCGGTGAGTACCTGCCGCTGGTCGAATTGTGGAAAGTGTTCGAAGTGGATGGCGCGAAAACCGAGGCCACGCAGGGGATCGTGGTGATCCTGCAAAGTGCGGGTCGCCGCTACGCGCTGCTGGTTGATCAGCTGATTGGCCAGCACCAGGTGGTCGTGAAGAACCTCGAAAGCAACTACCGCAAAGTGCCAGGTATTTCTGCCGCCACTATTCTGGGTGACGGTAGCGTGGCGCTGATCGTTGATGTGTCGGCGCTTCAGGGATTAAATCGTGAACAACGTGTGGCGTACACAGCCGCCTGA
- the cheW gene encoding chemotaxis protein CheW, whose product MTGMSNVTKLAGEPSGQEFLVFTLGDEEYGIDILKVQEIRGYDQVTRIANTPAFIKGVTNLRGVIVPIVDLRVKFSQGDVDYNENTVVIVLNLGQRVVGIVVDGVSDVLSLTSDQIRPAPEFAVTLSTEYLTGLGALGERMLILVNIEKLLNSDEMALLDIATNHVA is encoded by the coding sequence ATGACCGGTATGAGTAATGTAACGAAACTGGCGGGCGAGCCATCAGGGCAGGAATTCCTGGTATTCACTTTAGGCGATGAGGAGTACGGCATCGATATCCTGAAAGTGCAGGAAATTCGTGGTTACGACCAGGTTACCCGCATCGCGAACACGCCTGCCTTTATTAAAGGTGTCACCAACCTGCGCGGCGTGATTGTACCTATCGTTGACCTGCGCGTGAAGTTCAGCCAGGGCGACGTGGACTATAACGAGAACACCGTGGTGATTGTCCTGAATCTGGGGCAGCGCGTGGTTGGGATCGTGGTGGATGGCGTATCTGATGTGCTGTCTCTGACGTCCGATCAAATCCGTCCGGCGCCGGAGTTTGCGGTCACGCTGTCTACCGAGTATCTGACGGGGCTGGGAGCACTGGGTGAACGTATGCTGATTCTGGTGAATATTGAGAAGCTGCTGAACAGTGATGAGATGGCGCTGCTGGATATCGCGACGAATCACGTGGCGTAA
- the flhC gene encoding flagellar transcriptional regulator FlhC — protein MSEKSIVQEARDIQLAMELITLGARLQMLESETQLSRGRLIKLYKELRGSPPPKGMLPFSTDWFMTWEQNIHASMFCNAWQYLLKTGLCSGVDAVIKAYKLYLEQCPQQDEGPLLALTRAWTLVRFVESGMLELSRCNCCDGNFITHAHQPAGSFACSLCQPPSRAVKRRKLSREAADIIPQLLDEQIEQAV, from the coding sequence ATGAGCGAGAAAAGCATTGTTCAGGAAGCGCGTGACATACAGTTAGCAATGGAGCTGATTACGCTCGGTGCTCGTTTACAAATGCTGGAAAGCGAGACTCAGCTGAGTCGTGGTCGCCTCATCAAATTGTATAAAGAGTTACGTGGTAGTCCCCCGCCGAAAGGAATGCTGCCGTTTTCAACGGACTGGTTTATGACCTGGGAACAGAACATTCATGCCTCCATGTTCTGTAATGCCTGGCAGTATCTTCTCAAAACCGGTTTGTGTAGCGGCGTTGATGCCGTGATCAAAGCGTATAAACTTTACCTTGAACAATGCCCGCAGCAGGACGAGGGTCCTTTGCTGGCGCTCACCCGCGCATGGACGCTGGTGCGTTTTGTTGAAAGCGGAATGCTTGAGCTGTCGCGCTGTAACTGCTGCGATGGCAATTTTATTACCCATGCGCATCAGCCTGCAGGCAGCTTCGCCTGTAGTTTATGCCAGCCTCCATCCCGAGCAGTAAAAAGACGTAAACTTTCCCGGGAAGCTGCCGATATTATTCCACAACTGCTGGATGAACAGATCGAACAAGCTGTTTAA
- the uspC gene encoding universal stress protein UspC — translation MSYSHLLVSVAVSPESHELIARAVSIARPHNARISLITLAAEPEMYNQLAAPMLEDIREVLQEETQQFMRELVEKAQYPIYDTIIATGELNAHILNMCSKQNIDLVICGNHNHSFFSRAACAAKSIVASSQVDVLLVPLGGR, via the coding sequence ATGAGTTACTCCCATCTTCTTGTTTCTGTTGCGGTTTCGCCCGAAAGCCATGAACTCATCGCCCGGGCGGTTTCCATTGCCAGACCGCATAATGCCCGTATCAGCCTGATCACCCTCGCGGCCGAGCCTGAGATGTATAATCAACTGGCTGCCCCCATGCTGGAAGATATTCGTGAGGTCTTACAGGAAGAAACGCAGCAATTTATGCGTGAGCTGGTAGAAAAGGCGCAATATCCTATATATGACACCATTATTGCGACAGGGGAGCTTAATGCGCATATTCTCAACATGTGCAGTAAGCAGAATATTGATTTAGTAATATGCGGGAATCATAACCACAGCTTTTTTTCTCGCGCAGCCTGTGCGGCGAAATCGATTGTGGCGTCAAGCCAGGTGGATGTGTTGTTAGTGCCTCTTGGGGGCCGTTAA
- a CDS encoding spore coat U domain-containing protein, which produces MKASILRLRNSAEGIVHPLYALIVCLMLVPAAGAVTSQSFKVSATIVPGCAVSTGSGGVFGTLDFGTHNGVESAPVSTSFVPNGALSIACTPGVALSMSINGGQNYSSVRRMKRSGGTEVVGYRLYSSSSLAANSEIGVNQAIPVTYTNSNNIALPLFGVALLTGFSPAGTYSDQLTVTLSW; this is translated from the coding sequence ATGAAGGCATCCATTTTGCGTCTGCGCAACAGCGCGGAGGGGATCGTGCACCCTTTGTACGCGCTGATCGTCTGCCTGATGCTGGTGCCTGCGGCGGGTGCTGTGACGTCCCAGTCATTTAAGGTCAGCGCGACCATTGTGCCCGGGTGCGCGGTATCCACGGGCAGCGGAGGAGTTTTCGGTACGCTCGATTTCGGTACCCACAACGGGGTGGAAAGTGCCCCGGTGAGCACCAGTTTTGTGCCTAACGGGGCCTTGTCCATCGCCTGCACGCCCGGCGTGGCGCTGAGTATGAGCATTAACGGCGGACAGAATTACTCCTCCGTTCGGCGTATGAAGCGCTCAGGGGGAACGGAAGTGGTGGGATATCGCCTTTACAGCAGCAGTTCGCTGGCGGCGAACAGCGAAATTGGCGTCAATCAGGCAATACCGGTGACCTATACCAACAGTAATAACATTGCGCTGCCGCTTTTTGGCGTGGCGCTGCTGACCGGGTTTAGCCCGGCAGGAACGTATTCTGATCAACTCACCGTGACCTTGTCATGGTGA
- the motA gene encoding flagellar motor stator protein MotA, whose amino-acid sequence MLILLGYLVVLGTVFGGYMMTGGHLGALYQPAELIIIGGAGVGAFIVGNNGKSIKGTLKAIPLLFRRSKYTKSMYMDLLALLYRLMAKSRQQGMFSLERDIENPKESEIFASYPRILADAMMLDFIVDYLRLIISGNMNTFEIEALMDEEIETHESESEVPANSLALVGDSLPAFGIVAAVMGVVHALASADRPAAELGALIAHAMVGTFLGILLAYGFISPLASVLRQKSAETTKMMQCVKITLLSNLNGYAPPIAVEFGRKTLYSSERPSFIELEEHVRAVKNPNQQTTTEDA is encoded by the coding sequence GTGCTTATCTTATTAGGTTACCTGGTAGTTCTCGGTACAGTTTTCGGCGGTTACATGATGACCGGCGGGCACCTTGGAGCACTCTATCAACCGGCTGAACTTATTATCATCGGCGGCGCAGGGGTAGGGGCTTTTATCGTTGGTAATAACGGTAAATCGATCAAGGGCACGCTGAAAGCTATTCCACTGCTGTTCCGTCGCTCTAAATACACCAAAAGCATGTATATGGATCTGCTTGCGCTGCTCTATCGTCTGATGGCGAAGTCGCGTCAGCAGGGCATGTTCTCGCTTGAGCGGGATATTGAAAACCCGAAAGAGAGCGAAATTTTTGCCAGCTACCCGCGCATTCTCGCTGACGCAATGATGCTGGATTTCATCGTCGATTACCTGCGACTGATCATCAGCGGCAACATGAACACCTTCGAAATCGAAGCGCTGATGGACGAAGAGATTGAAACGCACGAAAGCGAATCCGAAGTGCCGGCAAACAGCCTGGCGCTGGTGGGCGATTCCCTCCCTGCGTTCGGTATCGTCGCGGCGGTGATGGGCGTGGTACACGCGCTGGCCTCGGCGGATCGTCCTGCGGCAGAGTTGGGCGCGCTGATTGCGCATGCGATGGTGGGCACCTTCCTCGGTATTTTGCTGGCGTATGGTTTTATCTCTCCGCTGGCCAGCGTTCTGCGTCAGAAAAGCGCGGAAACGACCAAAATGATGCAGTGCGTGAAGATCACGCTGCTCTCTAACCTTAACGGTTATGCGCCACCTATCGCAGTTGAATTCGGCCGTAAAACGCTTTATTCCAGCGAGCGCCCGTCGTTTATCGAGCTTGAAGAACACGTGCGCGCGGTGAAAAACCCAAACCAACAGACGACAACTGAGGACGCATGA
- a CDS encoding spore coat protein U domain-containing protein: MKRKLLLICAGTLLTATTAQQALAVTSSGTIGATLTLTNGCLINGSPTQNGINFGTLDFGTHPATFSTLTTQLTGASGGNTFTIQCTTASYTVAITGNTNSTAPGTVVGTPGTPARYLVNTTNAAQGVAYSLYSDSGFNNVVANNAALPIASTAGGIDSYTLYGRITGGGNSVTVVPGTYTDTINVSVTY, encoded by the coding sequence ATGAAAAGAAAACTCCTTTTGATCTGTGCAGGCACGTTGCTGACGGCGACAACAGCCCAACAGGCGCTGGCGGTGACCAGCAGCGGTACTATTGGCGCGACGTTAACCCTGACGAACGGTTGTCTGATAAACGGCTCGCCCACGCAAAATGGCATTAACTTCGGGACCCTGGATTTCGGCACCCATCCCGCAACGTTTTCCACCCTGACGACGCAGCTGACCGGTGCCAGCGGCGGTAACACGTTCACCATTCAATGTACGACCGCCAGCTATACGGTGGCGATCACCGGGAATACCAACTCCACCGCGCCGGGTACCGTTGTGGGGACGCCAGGCACGCCTGCGCGCTATCTGGTCAACACCACCAATGCTGCACAGGGGGTGGCTTACAGCCTGTATAGCGACAGCGGATTTAACAACGTCGTTGCCAACAACGCGGCACTGCCAATAGCGTCAACCGCCGGGGGCATCGACAGTTACACACTTTACGGGCGCATTACCGGGGGCGGTAACAGCGTTACGGTCGTTCCGGGTACCTACACCGACACGATTAACGTCAGCGTCACCTACTAG
- a CDS encoding dicarboxylate/amino acid:cation symporter gives MASANKLTLFIVIFMLAGILSGAAIHEYASADAIKAWSDNITLLTDIFLRLIKMVIAPLVFSTLTVGIMKLGETSTIGRVGGKAMVWFISSSVLSILVGLFIVTLERPGSGLNLAIPKEAVDTGLAVGGMTLKAFLSHTIPTSIAGAMANNEILQIVVFSMFFGIAGASLGQKFNAPLVAALDVVSHIMLKVTGYVMYVAPLAIFAAISSVIATQGLGILLNYASFIGGYYVAILLTCMVLLAVGYMVLKKEVFRLVSMLKDPVLVAFTTSSSEAAYPKTLEQLERFGCSRNIASFVLPIGYSFNLVGSMVYCSFASMFIAQAYNIHLSFTEVTVLMLTLMLASKGIAGVPRSSLVVLAATIPSFNIPVAGILLLMGIDHFLDMGRSAINVLGNGIATAMLSQNEGAREAETELVEQEA, from the coding sequence GTGGCAAGTGCAAACAAACTCACACTCTTCATCGTGATATTCATGCTGGCGGGTATTCTTTCAGGGGCGGCGATTCATGAGTATGCCTCTGCGGATGCTATCAAAGCATGGTCGGATAACATCACGCTGCTGACCGATATTTTCCTGCGTCTGATTAAAATGGTTATTGCGCCACTGGTCTTCAGCACGCTGACCGTGGGCATTATGAAACTGGGTGAAACCTCCACCATTGGTCGCGTGGGCGGCAAAGCGATGGTGTGGTTTATTAGCTCATCCGTGCTTTCCATTCTGGTGGGACTGTTTATCGTCACGCTGGAGCGTCCGGGCAGCGGCCTGAACCTGGCTATCCCGAAAGAGGCGGTAGACACCGGCCTTGCGGTGGGGGGGATGACGCTGAAAGCGTTCTTGTCCCATACCATTCCGACCAGTATCGCCGGTGCGATGGCGAACAATGAAATCCTGCAGATTGTGGTGTTCTCTATGTTCTTCGGCATCGCCGGCGCGTCGCTGGGGCAAAAATTCAATGCCCCGCTGGTGGCCGCGCTGGATGTGGTCTCCCATATCATGCTGAAGGTGACGGGTTACGTGATGTACGTCGCCCCGCTGGCCATTTTCGCCGCCATCTCATCTGTGATTGCCACTCAGGGTCTGGGCATTCTGCTGAACTACGCCTCCTTTATTGGCGGCTACTACGTGGCAATCCTTCTCACCTGCATGGTGCTGCTGGCCGTCGGCTATATGGTGCTGAAGAAAGAGGTGTTCCGCCTGGTCAGCATGCTGAAGGACCCAGTGCTGGTGGCGTTTACCACCAGCAGCTCAGAAGCGGCGTATCCAAAAACGCTGGAACAGCTTGAGCGTTTTGGTTGCTCGCGCAATATCGCCTCTTTCGTTCTGCCAATCGGTTACTCCTTTAACCTGGTGGGCTCTATGGTGTATTGCTCTTTCGCCTCGATGTTTATCGCCCAGGCGTACAATATTCACCTGAGCTTCACCGAAGTGACCGTGCTGATGCTGACGCTGATGCTGGCTTCAAAAGGGATTGCGGGGGTGCCTCGTTCGTCGCTGGTGGTGCTGGCGGCAACCATCCCGAGTTTCAATATTCCGGTGGCGGGTATTTTGCTGCTGATGGGGATCGATCATTTCCTGGATATGGGACGTTCAGCGATTAACGTGCTGGGTAACGGTATTGCGACTGCGATGCTGTCGCAAAATGAAGGGGCGCGTGAAGCGGAGACTGAGCTGGTAGAGCAGGAAGCGTAA
- a CDS encoding molecular chaperone, with amino-acid sequence MKPFFRHLCLVSLLGGMAAATGQAQAAATILLWPIDPWLSADAKATELWIQNQGNSATTMQVRIVRWKQEGGYERYSAQQDVVASPPIVTIGKGSKQLIRLIKQGTVPLGVEQAYRIIVDEIPQPDAKAEPAIGLKLQMRYSIPLFVYGQGIPTLKEGAHHALVETKNLSWRVTQEKGHPALEVRNQGDVHVKLSQVALEQGGQKRTVADGLLGYVLAGSTRTWSIPAGIGQPDRLSAQINARDTRWQSTPVN; translated from the coding sequence ATGAAGCCATTTTTCAGACACCTTTGTCTGGTGAGTTTGTTGGGGGGAATGGCTGCGGCGACAGGCCAGGCGCAGGCGGCGGCAACCATTCTGTTGTGGCCCATCGATCCGTGGCTGTCAGCGGATGCCAAAGCCACTGAATTATGGATCCAGAATCAGGGGAACAGCGCAACGACAATGCAGGTCCGCATTGTGCGCTGGAAGCAGGAGGGCGGTTATGAACGCTACTCCGCACAGCAGGACGTGGTGGCCAGCCCGCCCATCGTCACCATTGGCAAAGGCAGTAAGCAGCTTATTCGTCTGATTAAGCAGGGTACGGTGCCGCTCGGCGTCGAACAGGCCTACCGCATTATTGTGGATGAAATCCCCCAGCCGGATGCCAAAGCCGAGCCGGCCATTGGCCTGAAATTGCAAATGCGCTACTCCATTCCTTTGTTCGTTTATGGACAGGGAATCCCGACCCTCAAAGAGGGGGCACATCATGCGCTGGTGGAGACCAAAAATCTGAGCTGGCGGGTGACGCAGGAGAAGGGACATCCTGCCCTGGAGGTCCGTAATCAGGGGGATGTGCACGTCAAACTCAGCCAGGTGGCGCTGGAGCAGGGCGGGCAGAAGCGGACGGTTGCAGACGGATTACTCGGGTATGTTCTTGCGGGCAGCACCCGCACCTGGTCAATCCCGGCCGGAATAGGTCAGCCAGACCGGCTGAGCGCGCAAATTAATGCCAGGGATACGCGATGGCAGTCGACGCCCGTCAACTGA
- the motB gene encoding flagellar motor protein MotB encodes MKNQSHPIVIVKKRKHKGHGHGAHGSWKIAYADFMTAMMAFFLVMWLISISSPKELIQIAEYFRTPLATAVTGGQRISNSDSPIPGGGDDYTQQKGEVKKEPNIDELKKRMEQARLKKLRGDLDQLIEADPKLRALRPHLKIDLVQEGLRIQIIDSQNRPMFKTGSAEVEPYMRDILRGIAPVLNGIPNRISLSGHTDDFPYATGEKGYSNWELSADRANASRRELVAGGLDDGKVLRVVGMASTMRVTDRGPDDAINRRISLLVLNQQAEQAILHENAESQNESLDDLKQPGAVPSAAVPTSPPANPR; translated from the coding sequence ATGAAAAATCAGTCCCATCCGATCGTCATCGTAAAAAAACGCAAGCACAAGGGGCATGGGCACGGCGCGCATGGCTCCTGGAAAATCGCGTACGCCGATTTTATGACCGCAATGATGGCATTCTTTCTGGTGATGTGGCTCATCTCCATCTCCAGCCCGAAAGAGTTGATCCAGATTGCCGAGTATTTCCGAACGCCGCTGGCGACCGCCGTGACCGGTGGGCAGCGAATCTCTAACAGCGACAGCCCGATCCCTGGCGGCGGCGATGATTACACCCAGCAGAAGGGTGAGGTGAAGAAAGAGCCGAACATCGACGAGCTGAAAAAACGCATGGAGCAAGCGCGCCTGAAGAAACTGCGCGGCGATCTCGATCAGCTGATTGAGGCGGATCCTAAACTGCGTGCCCTGCGACCACACCTGAAGATCGATCTGGTGCAGGAAGGTTTACGTATACAGATTATTGATAGCCAGAATCGCCCGATGTTCAAAACGGGCAGCGCGGAAGTTGAGCCATACATGCGCGACATTTTGCGCGGCATTGCGCCAGTGCTGAACGGTATTCCTAACCGTATCAGCCTGTCTGGACACACGGATGACTTCCCGTACGCCACGGGTGAGAAGGGATACAGCAACTGGGAGCTTTCTGCCGATCGTGCCAACGCCTCGCGTCGCGAGCTGGTGGCAGGTGGGCTTGATGATGGCAAGGTACTGCGCGTGGTCGGCATGGCATCAACCATGCGTGTCACTGACCGCGGGCCGGATGACGCCATCAACCGTCGTATCAGTCTTTTAGTGCTGAACCAGCAGGCGGAGCAGGCCATCCTGCACGAAAACGCCGAAAGTCAGAATGAGTCACTGGACGATTTAAAACAGCCTGGGGCCGTTCCTTCGGCTGCCGTTCCAACATCGCCACCAGCCAATCCGAGGTGA